Proteins found in one Amphiura filiformis chromosome 14, Afil_fr2py, whole genome shotgun sequence genomic segment:
- the LOC140170070 gene encoding trehalase-like — protein MINMRNIRSTPLLMGTCTTLGILVSLTLTVSVRGQELSDALPCDSKIFCDGPLLEAAQNAYIYNDSKTFVDLHLKYPPDEILAAFDDLDDPTDPELMRMFVETYFDGPNLEFTEWIPTDWEEDPDFLNKIKDAQLRDWADDLHALWKELGRKINSDVLNNQDRYTLIYVKQPFVVPGGRFREFYYWDSYWVIKGLLISSMTETVKGMLSNFADMVDKLGFVPNGNRIYYENRSQPPFFIPSVYEYFKTTGDFEFVKSLLPTLEKEYSFWMSNRTVQVQKPGSDESHLLNRYDVFMGKPRPESFREDVITCSSSDQGESARICSDLASGAESGWDYSSRWFQEKQTDLKSIRTKQIVPVELNSILCMNEKILAEMFAMDGQQSKADEYMQAHIRRRQAIQDVFWAEDTGAWLDYDLELARNRNEFYPSNVMPLWANCYAEGIGDSQIEEKVLNYMKDLGVLDYPGGIPTSLLKTGQQWDYPNAWPPLQEMVIQALDSSSVEEARVYAFELAQNWTTTNWKAYIEKDVMFEKYDVEKQGVPGHGGEYEVQAGFGWTNGVMLTLLEKYGDRLTSAANKTQLCDTKTIMVFLLILYGMLI, from the exons ATGATCAACATGAGGAACATTAGGTCCACTCCACTTCTAATGGGAACTTGTACAACTCTAGGGATATTAGTAAGCTTAACTCTTACTGTGAGTGTAAGGGGCCAGGAACTATCTGATGCATTACCGTGTGACAG TAAAATCTTTTGCGATGGACCCCTGCTGGAAGCGGCGCAGAATGCTTACATATACAATGATTCTAAAACGTTTGTTGATTTGCACCTCAAGTACCCACCAG ATGAAATTCTAGCTGCTTTTGATGATTTAGACGATCCCACTGATCCAGAACTAATGCGGATGTTTGTTGAGACATATTTTGATGGTCCAAATCTGGAATTCACGGAATGGATCCCTACAGATTGGGAAGAAGA TCCAGACTTCCTGAACAAAATAAAAGATGCGCAATTACGTGATTGGGCAGACGATCTACATGCGCTATGGAAGGAACTCGGAAGAAAG ATTAACTCAGACGTTTTAAACAATCAGGATCGATACACACTCATCTATGTGAAGCAACCCTTTGTTGTTCCTGGAGGGAGATTCAGAGAATTCTACTACTG GGATTCATATTGGGTGATTAAAGGCTTACTAATATCAAGTATGACAGAGACAGTGAAGGGAATGCTATCAAACTTTGCTGACATGGTCGACAA ACTAGGGTTTGTGCCGAATGGGAACCGAATATACTACGAAAACCGAAGCCAACCTCCATTCTTCATACCATCCGTGTACGAATACTTTAAAACAACTGGTGACTTTGAATTCGTGAAGTCTCTTCTACCAACTCTAGAAAAAGAGTATTCGTTTTGGATGTCAAACAGAACGGTACAAGTACAGAAGCCGGGAAGCGACGAGAGTCACCTGCTGAATCGTTATGATGTGTTTATGGGGAAACCAAG ACCTGAATCATTCCGAGAAGATGTTATTACTTGTTCCAGTAGTGACCAAG GGGAGTCGGCCCGGATTTGCTCTGATTTAGCATCTGGCGCAGAAAGTGGTTGGGATTACAGCAGTAGGTGGTTTCAAGAAAAGCAAACCGATCTAAAATCAATCCGCACCAAACAAATAGTTCCTGTAGAACTCAACAGTATACTTTGCATGAATGAAAAGATATTAGCCGAAATGTTTGCAATGGATG GTCAACAGAGTAAGGCTGACGAGTACATGCAAGCCCACATCAGGCGTCGCCAAGCAATTCAAGATGTATTCTGGGCCGAAGATACCGGGGCGTGGCTGGATTATGATTTGGAATTGGCTCGGAATCGAAATGAATTTTACCCCTCTAATGTCATGCCTTTATGGGCCAATTGCTACGCAGAAGGAATCGGTGATAGTCAGATTGAAGAAAAAGTGTTAAATTATATGAAG gATTTGGGTGTTCTGGACTATCCAGGAGGAATCCCTACCTCCTTACTTAAAACTGGCCAACAGTGGGACTACCCAAATGCCTGGCCACCCCTTCAAGAAATGGTCATACAAGCTCTGGATTCCAGCAGCGTGGAAGAGGCGCGGGTATATGCCTTTGAACTGGCACAGAACTGGACAACTACGAATTGGAAGGCATATATAGAAAAGGATGTTATGTTTGAAAAG TATGATGTCGAGAAACAGGGGGTTCCAGGACACGGCGGAGAATACGAAGTACAG GCTGGTTTCGGCTGGACCAATGGCGTTATGTTAACATTACTTGAGAAATATGGAGACAGATTGACGTCGGCTGCTAACAAGACTCAATTATGTGACACAAAGACAATAATGGTGTTCCTGCTTATTTTATACGGAATGTTAATATAA